The DNA sequence AGTACTCACCTGAGGTTGCGCTTGTTTCAGTAATGAAAGGGCGAGTGCTTTGACTTTCTGGCCATGAACTATGTCAACATGGTATCGAGAGACAAGCGTTTCGGCGGTTCTTGTTCGAACATCAATATCTTTAAACCGATCTTCCATGTCATAAAGAACCCCTTCTCTTAAGGCACTATCGGAGAAATGCAATTCATTGATGTTGAGCATATCCATAACTGCTGAAAGAATGGTGACGCCAGCGGCAAACACCGGCTTTCTTTCATCACTTAAACCTGAAAGGTCTAATCCCTTAGATGATGGAGATTCACATAAGTGGTTCCTCAAATAGGATAGGCGTTGCGGCGTAATGAGACCATCGGTGAACCCTAAGCCAATGAGTACCTCTTTTATTGATTTAGCCGTCCCTGATGAGCCAAAGGCAACTTCCCAAGAGATTTGTTTGTATTCTTCAATTAATGGCATCAACAGGCGAGTAGCAGAGATATAAGCATCGGAGAAGTGCTGTGATGTCAGCCCTCCATCGGCAAAGAAGCGCTGAGTAAAACTGACGCATCCCATCGGTAAGCTACGCATTATTTGGGGTGTAAAGCCTTGCCCTGCGACGATTTCGGTACTCCCGCCACCGATATCAATAACTAATTTGGATTCGGAAGCGGCTTGAGTGTGCTCTACGCCGTTATAGATAATTCGAGCTTCTTCTTGACCTGAGATGATCTCTATTGGAAAAGGAAACAATGGTTTAGCTTGCTCTAAGAAGTCTTTGGTATTTTTAGCCTTTCTTAGGGTATGAGTCGCGACGACTCTGACATCATCAAGTTCAAAATCCGCTAGTCGTTCTGCGAATACCTTGAGGCACTCCAATCCCCGTTCGATAGCACTTTCGGATAAGAAGTTACGCTCATCCAACCCATCGCCTAACCTCACTTTCTGTTTATGTCTGCTGACTAATTGCAGGTGTTGTTCGAATACTCGGGCAACCACCATATGAAAGCTGTTCGAACCTAAATCGATAGCGGCAATACATCGAGAATGTTTGTTATCAATTAGCGGCATGACTTCTTCTCTTGTTTGTACTTCTTGCGAGCAAGTTTCTCCATACGTTTAATATAGTGGTAAGTGGAGAGTTGTGACGTCGGGTAATCAAGTGGGTTTGCTGGTGGTTGTATGTAAGGGTTGCTCATCGATTGCTCTAGCACTCGGGCTTTGTTGCTGTCATCGAAATGAAACTCGGTGATATCGATAATGGTTTGCTTGATCTTTGGATCTAAAATTGGGGCTGCAACTTCGATGCGATGATCAAAGTTTCGTGTCATCCAGTCGGCAGAGGAGATATAGACTTTTGGATTTCCAGCGTTACCAAAGATCATCACTCTTGGGTGTTCGAGAAAACGATCGACCACACTAATAATCTCAATCTGCTCACTGATGTTGGGGACTCCTGGTACGAGAGAGCACATACCACGAATGACCATTCTCACTTTTACATTGGCTTGGCTGGCCTGATAGAGCTTCTCAATGATCTCTCGGTCGACCAAATTGTTGAGTTTTAGAGTGATACTTGCAGGCTTGTTCTCTATCGCGTCTTGTATTTCATTATCTATCAACTGATACAGGCGTTTTCTTGTATTCTTTGGTGACACAATCAGTTGTTTGAACTGTGATTTTTGATAAGGGTTTTCAATATACTTAAAGACTTGTCTCACCTCTTGGGTCAAATCTTCATTCGCAGTGAGCAGAGAAAAGTCGGTATACACGCGCGCTGTTACTTCATGAAAGTTACCGGTGCCAATATGAGCGTAATGCGCCGTATGTTTGCCTTCTTTCCGTTTAATGAGCAGCAGCTTAGAGTGAATTTTCAAACTTGGGATGCCATGGATGACTTTTATACCGGCTTCTTGAAGTTTCTTGGTCCATTGAATATTGGCTTGTTCATCAAAGCGAGCTTGCAGCTCAACGACGACAGTTATTTTCTTACCATTGTGTGCTGCATCGATGATCGAACTAAGGAGTTTTGAGCCTTCTGCAACACGGTAAACGTTTATTTTTATAGAGGTTACCTTCGGGTCAAAGGAAGCTTGCCTCACGAGTTCAGTGATGTGATTAAAGGTGTGATAAGGGTAATGCAGCAAGATGTCACGAGCTTTGATCGCTTCGAAATAGTTTGGGTAGTGGCTGAAATGCGCGCACTTAATTGCGGGTAGTGGACGATTAACTAAATCACGTCGATTAAGGCTTGGGAACTCAGAGAAATGTTTGAAGTTATGATAGCGTCCACCCGCAATGACACTGTCATAGTCAGACAGCTTAAGTCTGACTTGTAAGAAGTGGAGCATTTCAGCAGGCATTTCTGACTCATAGATAAGGCGTATCGGTAGTGCCGTCAAGCGCTGTTCTAAACCCAACGACATAGATTCTAGTAGACTATTTTCATTGCTCTCTTGAAGGTCATAATCGGCATCACGCGTCATTTTTATAGCAAAGCAACGCACGGAGTCATACTCAAAGAATCCTTTAAGCAAGTCATCTAAACAAAATCGAACTATATTATCTAATAAGATCAAAGTCGTACGCTGTGAACCCGAAATGTCTGGTAACTTAACAAATCGAGGGAGAGCTTCTGATGGGATTTCGAGTAAGACATATTGAGAAGATGTCTCGTGCTCAATGTCGATGGCTAAGTAACTTTGCTCGTCTTTCATAATATTGAGCAACTGGCTATCTTCGTTCAAGAGAAACGGAGTTAAATGTGGCAGCACTTTTTTCTTAAAGTACTTTTTGATCCACTCACTCTGTTCTTCGCTAATTTGTTGTTCGTTAACTAGAAAAATACGATTGCGTGCCAGCTCCAATAGTAAGTCGCTATACAGTTCATGGAATCGAGCATCGAGCTTTCTTGCTTTGCTCTGCATTTGAGTTAGTAGGGTTTTCTGTGAGTTGGCAGGTAATTGAGGATCTTGAAGTAAGATCTTTCGTTTCACATCAGCAAATCGGACTTTGTAAAACTCATCGAGGTTTTTCGAGTAAATACCTAAAAAACGAACTCTTTCGATTAAGGGAACTGACTTGTCGGCCGCTTCTTGGAGTACTCTTTCATTGAAGGATAACCAGCTAAGTTCTTTTGTGACATGGTCTTTTTCCATCGAGATGATAATCCTTGAGTGCTGGCTATAGAGCTGATTACTTTAATTTAGAATGACAAAATTCACAAAATCTATGATCTTACTTTAAGAAATATGGTCAACAAACTTGTTATTAGTTTCAGTTGTTTAACGTAACTTGTAATATAATTGTCATCTAACGTACATATTATGTCAGTAGCTAAAAAAAGGTAGATAAACAGATGGCTTCAGCCCAATTTTCATTGAAAGAGCGCGACAAAAAAAGATGGTTGAAAGATCGTCTCGTCCGTTTTTCGGTGACATGTGGTGCAGTCAGTGTTTTAGCGGCTCTGGTGCTGATCTTTGTTTACTTAGCGATGGTCATTTTACCGGTGTTTTCTGATACTGGTTTAGAGACAGACCAAGCCGTAAAGACTGTTGCCGTAGAAAAGCCTATCGCCTTATCTGTAGATGAATACGGTCAGCATGCGTTTACTATCGAAAAATCTGGTTTGGTTCAGTTTTGGGATTTAGAGTCTCAAAATACACATTCTTACTTTGAGCGTAATGTTTTAGCTAACCCCATCGCTTTTTCTCGAAATACCCCATCTGAAAACTGGTTTGCCTTTGCCGATAGCGCAAGCAACCTTACCTTTTTCTACCCTGAGTATAGTGCGCCTGTGCTGCAAAAGGGCAGTGAAGCCGAACCTAAAATTGAGCAAATCGATCTCCCTGAACCATTTTTAAATGATGAATCATCAAACGGAGCAACAATCGAAAAATTCGCGTTCTCTAAGAATGGACGTGGTATCACGGTTGCCGCTCAGCTAAGCGATCAACGAGTTTTGGTTAAGTGGTACCAGAGTGACCTTACTGGTCAGTATGTTTTTCAGAAGAGTCAATGGCTGTCGGATAAGTTGGGTTTACAGCAACAGTTGTTAGTCACACCTGATGGCCAAACCTTATATCTTCGAGCACAATCTGATTTAGTGGTATTGAAGCTATCCGATAGCGGCTTCAATGTTCGTGAAGTGATTGATCTTAGCTTGAACGATGCGAAGCACTCGGTGAAAAGTATCGATTTACTGTCTGGGGCTTATTCACTGTTGGTTACGCATGAGGACGGACAGGTTTCTCAGTGGTTTGATGTACTCAAAGATGAAAAGCGTAGCTTGACCCATATTCGAGACTTCCAACTTGCTGAACAAGTGCAATTTATTC is a window from the Vibrio splendidus genome containing:
- the ppx gene encoding exopolyphosphatase, with the protein product MPLIDNKHSRCIAAIDLGSNSFHMVVARVFEQHLQLVSRHKQKVRLGDGLDERNFLSESAIERGLECLKVFAERLADFELDDVRVVATHTLRKAKNTKDFLEQAKPLFPFPIEIISGQEEARIIYNGVEHTQAASESKLVIDIGGGSTEIVAGQGFTPQIMRSLPMGCVSFTQRFFADGGLTSQHFSDAYISATRLLMPLIEEYKQISWEVAFGSSGTAKSIKEVLIGLGFTDGLITPQRLSYLRNHLCESPSSKGLDLSGLSDERKPVFAAGVTILSAVMDMLNINELHFSDSALREGVLYDMEDRFKDIDVRTRTAETLVSRYHVDIVHGQKVKALALSLLKQAQPQVSTAVNNELYDLIGWAALLHEVGQSIAFQGYHRHSAYLLKHTTMPGFNTEQQRLISTLVRYQRKAIKLSYLPDLTLFNTGQVALLIRILRIAILLNRQRSQSPIPNVKLTIEQDENWCLEGDTIDWLAENQLLDYELKEEQRRWQDAGWSLKLE
- the ppk1 gene encoding polyphosphate kinase 1, encoding MEKDHVTKELSWLSFNERVLQEAADKSVPLIERVRFLGIYSKNLDEFYKVRFADVKRKILLQDPQLPANSQKTLLTQMQSKARKLDARFHELYSDLLLELARNRIFLVNEQQISEEQSEWIKKYFKKKVLPHLTPFLLNEDSQLLNIMKDEQSYLAIDIEHETSSQYVLLEIPSEALPRFVKLPDISGSQRTTLILLDNIVRFCLDDLLKGFFEYDSVRCFAIKMTRDADYDLQESNENSLLESMSLGLEQRLTALPIRLIYESEMPAEMLHFLQVRLKLSDYDSVIAGGRYHNFKHFSEFPSLNRRDLVNRPLPAIKCAHFSHYPNYFEAIKARDILLHYPYHTFNHITELVRQASFDPKVTSIKINVYRVAEGSKLLSSIIDAAHNGKKITVVVELQARFDEQANIQWTKKLQEAGIKVIHGIPSLKIHSKLLLIKRKEGKHTAHYAHIGTGNFHEVTARVYTDFSLLTANEDLTQEVRQVFKYIENPYQKSQFKQLIVSPKNTRKRLYQLIDNEIQDAIENKPASITLKLNNLVDREIIEKLYQASQANVKVRMVIRGMCSLVPGVPNISEQIEIISVVDRFLEHPRVMIFGNAGNPKVYISSADWMTRNFDHRIEVAAPILDPKIKQTIIDITEFHFDDSNKARVLEQSMSNPYIQPPANPLDYPTSQLSTYHYIKRMEKLARKKYKQEKKSCR